A window from Desulfuromonadaceae bacterium encodes these proteins:
- a CDS encoding restriction endonuclease subunit S → MKAGWEVKKLGEVAEVIAGQSPEGSFYNSSGDGLPFYQGKKEFNERFIGAPTTWTSQITKVALEGDVLMSVRAPVGPVNFATQKICIGRGLAAIRSNKHLDRDFLFYFLLSKQDEISGTEGAVFASIGAWGRTNLTI, encoded by the coding sequence ATGAAGGCGGGGTGGGAAGTTAAGAAGCTGGGTGAAGTGGCCGAAGTGATCGCTGGACAGTCTCCAGAAGGTTCGTTCTACAACTCTTCCGGTGATGGCTTGCCGTTCTATCAAGGAAAGAAAGAGTTCAACGAAAGATTCATCGGTGCACCAACAACATGGACGAGTCAAATTACAAAGGTCGCCTTGGAAGGCGATGTGCTGATGTCTGTAAGAGCACCAGTTGGCCCAGTTAACTTTGCGACTCAGAAAATCTGCATTGGCCGTGGTTTAGCGGCAATCCGTAGCAACAAACACTTGGATAGGGACTTTCTTTTCTATTTTTTGTTGTCGAAGCAGGATGAAATTAGCGGTACTGAAGGTGCTGTTTTTGCTTCAATTGGGGCATGGGGTCGGACCAACTTAACCATCTGA
- a CDS encoding four helix bundle suffix domain-containing protein, with translation MIDSSDGNHRKHESYGKATTPSHDSHNSHNSQSSILIPRGDYQTLLSYQKSEIVYQITYRFCQSFLKKGDRTVDQMVQAARSGKQNIVEGSKAAPTSKEMEIKLTNVARASLEELLEDYRDFLKVRDFPIWDKDSKEALYVRKLGHGNDVSYETYRTFVDTRPAEVVANIAICLVHQANYLLDQQLKRLEKDFLKDGGLRERMTKARLQARDQQRLDERRKG, from the coding sequence GTGATTGATAGTAGCGATGGGAATCATAGGAAGCATGAGAGTTATGGGAAAGCAACAACGCCCTCACATGATTCCCATAATTCCCATAACTCCCAGTCTTCGATTTTAATTCCTCGAGGGGACTACCAGACCCTGCTCTCATACCAAAAATCCGAGATCGTCTACCAGATCACCTACCGCTTTTGCCAGAGTTTTCTCAAAAAGGGCGACCGCACCGTCGATCAGATGGTGCAGGCGGCCCGTTCCGGCAAGCAGAATATCGTCGAGGGGAGCAAGGCGGCGCCGACCTCGAAAGAGATGGAGATCAAGCTGACCAATGTGGCGCGGGCCAGTCTCGAAGAGCTGCTGGAGGATTACCGGGATTTTCTCAAGGTCCGCGACTTTCCGATTTGGGATAAAGATTCCAAAGAGGCTTTGTATGTGCGCAAGCTTGGTCATGGGAATGATGTGAGTTATGAGACTTATAGGACTTTTGTCGATACCCGCCCGGCCGAAGTGGTGGCGAATATTGCGATTTGTCTGGTTCATCAGGCCAACTATCTGCTCGATCAGCAGCTCAAGCGCTTAGAGAAAGATTTTCTCAAAGATGGCGGTCTGCGCGAGCGGATGACGAAAGCGCGGCTGCAGGCGCGGGATCAGCAGCGGTTGGATGAGCGGAGGAAGGGATGA